From Ardenticatenales bacterium:
TCTTCCGCTTCCCCCGCCTCTCCCTGATCAGATAGCACCTCGCGCAACGTGCGGGCAATTCGCTGCGCATAAACGGCATATTCGGGGTCGCGTGCCGGCATTTGCCCATACGCCTCCAAATCCGCCAACGCCTCCGCAAACCGCCCCGCCGCCTGCAACGCCAGCCCGCGATTCAACAATGCCGGCCCATACGTCGGGTCCGCCGCCAGCAACGCCGTGAAATCCGCCAACGCCTCCGGGACCCGGTCCATCTCCCGCCAGAATAAAATACCCCGATCCAGGCGCGCCGCGCGTAGATCGGGGTCCAATTCAACGGCGCGGCTAAAACAGCGCACCGCATTCTCATGTTCACGGCGAAAGCCCGCGCGATTGCCGAAATACCGGTGCAGGCTGCCGCGCATATACACGACGCGCGCACGAAAGACACGCCACCAGCTCATATGCTCACCCGCCGCTCACGACTCACTCCCGCTCGCTGAGCCACTTTTCCGTCTGCATGGCCGCCGCGCACCCCTGGCCTACGGACGTGGCAATCTGGCGATACACCGCATCCTGAATTTCGCCGGCGGCAAAGACGCCGGGCACACTGGTGCGCATCAATTCATCCGTGATCACGTAGCCGTGTTCGTCCATGGCCAGTTGGCCTTCCAGGAATTTGCTGTTGGGATAGTGTCCGATGAAGATGAAGACGCCATCGGTATCCAGTTGGCCCTTTTCGCCCGTCTTGACGTTGGTTGTCTTAAGTTGTTGGACGACGCCATTGCCGGCAATTTCATCCACCACCGTATCCCACACAAACGAGAGCTTATCATTCGCCTGGGCGCGTTTTTGCAGCATCGGCCCGGCGCGCAGTTCGTCGCGGCGGTGGACAATCCGCACATTGTTGGCGAATTTCGTCAGAAAAAGCCCCTCTTCCAGGGCGCTGTCACCACCGCCAACCACCACCACATCCTTGCCGCGGAAGAAAAAGCCGTCGCAGGTGGCGCAATAGCTAACGCCGCGCCCAATGTACGCCTCCTCGCCGGGAATGCCCAGGCGGCGCGGCGACGCCCCCGCCGTCACGATCACGGCCTCCGCCATGAATTCCTTGTTGTGCGTTTTGATGTAGAACGGGGAGCCATTGTTGAAATCAACCGCTACCACTTCATCGTACTCATATCGCGTGCCGAACCGCTCCGCCTGTTTCTGCATCATTTCCACCAGTTCAGGGCCGGTTGTGCCCTCGGGGAAGCCTGGGTAATTTTCCACCTCATAGGTGAGCGAAATCTGGCCGCCCAATTGGCTGCCCACGATCACGAGTGGATTCAAGTTTGCCCGCGCCGTGTACAGCGCGGCGGTGAGGCCGGCAGGCCCGGAACCAATAACAATTACGCGTTCTTTGTTCATCGTTTCGTGTCTATCTCCTTGCATGATTCGCCGGCGGCAGCGCTTGATGACAGGTGCACTGTTCACCGCCGCCGCGCCGTTCCTCAATTCTGACGAGTTCAGGTGAATGCGTCTTACGCGGGAAGCGGCAAGCGACAGGTGAAGGTCGATCCTTCTCCTTCCCGGCTCCTGACTTCAATCTGGCCGCCGTGCTCCTGCACGATTTTTTGTGAGATGGAGAGGCCCAGACCACTGCCTTCGATGCCTTCGTTGCCCGGTACGCGGTAGAATCGCTCAAACAAATGGGGCAGGTGTGCCGCGGGGATGCCATGGCCTGAGTCGCTGATGCTGAGCAGCAGTTCTTGCTCTTGCTGGCTGACGGTAATACGGACCTGACCGCCACGCCGATTGTATTTGATGGCGTTGGTGACGAGGTTGAGGAGGACCTGGCGCAGTCGCTCCCGGTCGCCGATTAGAGGGGGTGTATCTGGTGGAAGCGCGCTGGTGATGGTCACGTTCATGCCGGCAGCTCCTGCCTGCGTGGCCTGTATGACATCGCCTATCAGGGGGGGGATTTCCACGTTTTCCTGCGCCAGGTGCATCCGCCCCGATTCCAGGTGCGCCCAATCGAGAAAATCCCGCGTCATCTGTGACAATCGCCCTGACTCCTGGTAGACCATCCCAATCAACTGCCGGTTGGTTTCCTCAGGCAGTCTCCCCTGTTGCAGCATTTCGCTGGCGGCGATAATTGTCATCAACGGGGTTTTGAACTCATGCAAAATCTCCGCGATCAGGTCTGATTGCTGAAAGAGGCGGGCATTTTCGATAGCCACGGCTGCCTGCGACGCCAGCGCCATCAACAGGGCCGCATCCTGTTCCGAAAACGGTTTGTCGTGATGCTTGTTGATCGCCTCCAACACGCCAATGACTTCTCCCTTGTTCATCAGCGGTACACCCAACAGAGAGCGGGTGCGAAAACCGATAACATCATCGACACCCGCATAGAAGCGGGGGTCTGATTGCACGTCCTCCAGGATGAGGGGTTTGCCGTTTAGCACAATCCAGCCGGCAATGCTATTTAGCGGTACAACCACGTTGTGTACGCGCGTCTCGTTGGTAGCGGCGACGAAATGCAGTTCGCCTGTTTGTTTGTCCATCAGTAAGATGGAGGCGACTTCCGTTTCCGTCAGTTCGACGACGCTGTGAATGACGAGGTGTAGCAGTTGTTTCAGCTCTAGCGTGGAACTCAGTTGGATGGCGATTTCGATCAGGCGTTTTAACTGCGTCGCTTCTACGACGGCTAATCCGTTAGACGCGGCAGTCGTTGTCGGTGGGGGAAAGGTCATAATGGCTCCATTCAATTTTCATTGGCTCATGGCTCAGTTGCGTGCGAAAGAAAAGCTGCCGTTATCTGGGGCAAGATGTCCGCCACGTCGGCGCGGATGACCACATCGGCGTGGCTATCCATATAGGTGGCGCTTTCGTTGATAATGACCAGATGCGCGCCCGTTTCCCGCGCCAGTAGGGGGAGATTGGCGGCCGGTTCCACTTCCAGCGATGTGCCGATGATGAGCATCAGGTCGCATGTGCGCGATTCCTTCCGCGCCTCGTTGAAGACTCGCACCGGCAGTTGTTCGCCAAAGAGGATGACGTTAGGTTTGAGGACGCCGCCGCAAGCAGGGCAGTGGGGGACGCGCTCTTGGGTGAGAACGTCCTGGAGGTAGGGGGCGGCGTCGAATACGTGATAGCAGCGGATGCACGTCATCTCGCGGATGTGTCCGTGCAGTTCGTAGACGGTTTGCGAGCCGGCGCGCGTGTGCAGCAGGTCGATGTTTTGCGTGATGACGCTTTTTAGCGGTCCGTGGGCTTCCAGTTGGGCCAGGGCAATGTGGGCGGGGTTGGGGGTGGCGTCCAACATGAGTTGGGTGAGCGGGCGGATCCAGTCGTAGAAGTCCTGGGGGCGTTGTTTGAAGGCGTAGATGGTGGCGACCTGGAAGGGGTCGGCGTGGGACCAGAGGCCGGAGCTGGGGCTGCGGAAGTCAGGGATGCCGGAGGGGGTGCTGATGCCGGCACCGGTGAGGGCGACGGCGTGCGTGGCTTTGCGTAACAGCGACGCGGTTTGCTTGATTTTTTGCTCGTTGCTGTTCACCCGTTTTCCTCGTCGATCTGTCGGGTCTATGGCCCGGCAATGTCTATTCGTGGCTGTCCGCAATTAAGGAACGGAAATCAAATAAGGCAACGAAGTTGTTTCCTTACCGTTCCTTCAAACTGACGATGCCATTCCGTACTATATTTCATCGTCAGTCCTCAGTGACTACCCCCACCCTGGCCCTCCCCCTGCCAGGGAGCGGGCTGGGGTGAGGGTGAAAACGGCATACCTGAATAGTTACGTCTATTATACCAGGGGCCAGGGGTAATGGCGGCCCGGGCCAGGCTCCGGGAATTTGCCTGCTTGCAACAACTGCGCCAGGCGGTTTTCGATGGCGGTTATTTCTTCTGGGCGGAGGTGCTGCGCCAGTTCGTGGCGCAGCGGTTGAGAGAGGGCCAGGGTTTGCTGGAGTTCGGCGAGTTCGGCGAGTTGGTCTGGGGGGATGGGTATGCCGGCATATTCCCAAATCACCGTGCGCAGTTTGTAATCCGTGTGAAAGCAAATCCCGTGGTCAATCCCCCACAGGCGGTTGCTCTCCCCCAACAGCACATGTCCGCTTTTGCGATCTGCGTTGTTCACCAACACATCAAACAGCACCATCCGCTGTACCTGATCGGGAAACTGTCCCTCAAACGTGAAATAATGCTCCTCCGGGTTGTGCGGCACAAACCATTGCAATGATCCCACGCCCTGCGGCCCACGCCGCAGCACCGTGGGCGGCACCAGATGCCAGCCGGCGGCCTGGCTGAGGATAAACGCGGCGCACTCGCGGGAACAGAGCGTGCCTGATGGAAAATCCCATAGTGGGCGCTCGCCCCGGCGCGGTTTGTAGACTGCCTGGATTTCTTCATCCGCGCCGCAAACGCGCATGAGAAAGGTGTAGTTGGAGCTCCATGGGAGCAGCCCTTCGGAAGAGAGTTCGCCTTGCCGCAGCAGTTCCAATATGGGCGTAAGGGTGTCGTCGGACATAGGTTTGTGTAGCAGGTCGGCGTCCCGATCAGGTCAGCGCTAAATGCCGGCACAACTGGCGAAACGAAGCCATCGTTTCCGCGTCGGGGTAGGCGTGTACCAGGGGCAGGCCGCTGTTGACGGCGTGCGCCAGCTTGTAATCATTCACGCGCACCACTTGCCGCACCTCATGCGCCAGAAAGTGCTCAATGGCGCTTTGCGGCAGTGTGCTGCGTTCGCGGAAGTCCATGAGGATGACATTGAGCCGGCCCGGATACGGCGCGGACGTGATCAGCGGTAGAAGCTGCTTGGCCGCCGTCAAAGACACGCGCTCCGGGCGGGAGCAGAGCAAAACTTCATTTGCCAGGGAGAGCGCCGCCTGCGCCAGTTGGTTCAGGCCACGCCCGGCGTCTACCACAACGCATTGCCCCATCAGGCGCAGCGTTTGCAGCAGGTGTTTGACCTGCCGCGGGTAGAGCAATGGCAGTCTGCCGTCGAGGTTGGGCTGGCAGAGTAGTATCCGCAGATTGTCTCCCAGCGGCAGCAGCTCTTGCCCTACCTGCCGCGTCAGGTCTGCACCTTCTAATGCGGCCAGACTATTCAAGCCCGTGGTCAGCTTTTGTTTTAGATAGACGGACACATGCCCCTGGTTCATATCCAGGTCCACCAGGGTCGTGGGGCGACCCTGGGCGGCGAGGGTGGCGGCGAGGTTGATGGCCAGGGTTGTGGTTCCGCAGCCGCCGCGCGCGCCGATGATGGTCAGCAGGCAGCCAGGTTCACTGGCGGAGGCGGGTTGTTCCGGGTTGTCCGTGTAGCCGTCGATTGGTTCGCTGATGGGCGCGGCGTCTAGTGGCTCAATGTCCTGGTTGATTATGGATGCCTGGGCGGCCTCGCCGCTATGTGCCGGAGGACCTCCGGTGGCGCGACGGAGGAGGGTGGCGACGCGGCGCAGCAGTTCGCCGGGGGAGGTTGGTTTGGTCAGGTAATCGTCCGCACCGGCATTAAATCCATCCAACTTGTCCGTCGCCAATGATTTGGCGGTGAACATGATGATGGGGGTGTGCCGGTTGTGTTGTTGGGCGCGTAGATGCCGGCATACCTCGTACCCATTCATGCCCGGCATTGTCAGGTCCAACAACACCAGGTCGGGGTCCTCGGCGGCGGCGGCTTCCAGGCCCTCCGCGCCGGAAGGGGCGGTGACGGTGTAATAGCCCTGGCGCGAAAGGATGGATTCAATCAGGGAACGGGTTGGTTCATGATCGTCAATGATGAGTATTTTTGCCGGCATAATTGCTTCACTACTGGGCTAAGGGTTCGCCCAAAATTAACTTTGGACTATCTATCAAGCAAGAACCCTTCCAGCGCATCCGTCAATTCCAACTCTGTTAACGGATGTGCCCTATTGGTCCAATCTGGCGTGGCAGTTACCATTCTTCAAGAATGAACCAATCTTGGGGAGACTAAATGCTGGATGCTCACTAAAGTAGCCACGATCCGGCGTCATGTTGTTCATGCACCGCGCGGCTGATTTTCTCTCCTCCACGTTGCCCCGAGGACGCACCATGATTGGGGGCAACCGACGCGCCAATTCACCCGATCCCCTACTTATGATAACCGTTCCGTCGGGGGCAGAAATGGCCTGAAGGGTCTATTGGTTGCCCGCAATTGCCGCAGATGGGGCGTCCTGCCTTGACCACTTCCCGCGTATGCGGGACCAACGCCTTAATTTGGGCGCGCGTGGCCCAGAAGCTGACGACATCAGGCTCCTCTTCTTCTTCGTCCACCAGCGCATACGCCACCAACACAATGCGGTTCAAATCTTCGTTGTAACCGAGGCCGATATTGCCCACGCGAAACAGTGGCTCCACCGGTTCGCGCAGCCGCAAATCCATCCACACCGACTCGGTGGCGTCCCGCTGCGCCCGCGGAAAGCGGCGCTGCAAATCCTCCAGCAGTTCCTCAAAACCGCCGGCGACCACGGCTGCCTGTTGTTTCTCAATGACCAACGAGATAACGTTTGTTCCCTGGCTGCCTTGCAAATAAAAAACGCGCTGGCCGGGAACGCCAATTGTGCCAATCGTCAGGTGTGAAACGGGATTTAGTTCCAGGTGCTGTGCCATTACACCTTCTCTCCCACAGATTGTAACGGGTCCTCATGCTCATTTGCCGTGGCGCTGGGTTCTGTCTCGCCCGTTTCCGCCGCGGGTTTTGCCGGCGGGGGGCGCAGCGGTCCATCATCATTGACGCGCTCAACCCGCACCGCGCCGTTTTCCAGCAGGTGCAGCACGCTGACGGATGCGGGAGCCACGGCGATGCGCTGAAACAGGTCAATGTGGATGCCGAGATAATGCGCCAGCAGCAGTTTGATCACGTCCGCGTGCGAGACGACCACAATCATATCCTCTTCGTGGCGCAGACTCAACGTTTCCAGGGCGTTAACGGCGCGCTGCTGCACCTCGCAAAATGATTCGCCGCCGGGAAAGCGCATCCGGCTGGGGAAATACTGCACGGTGTGCCATGTTTTCGTTTTGGCTAATTCCTTGATTTTTTCCCCTTCCCATTCGCCGTAGCGCACTTCGCCGATGGCTTCCAGTGGAATGACGTCCAACTGCCAGGTCGCGGCGATGATGGTGGCTGTTTCCATGCAGCGGTCAATGGGGCTGCTGTAGACGGCGCGGATGGGGAGCTGCCCTAATCTTGCCGCGGTGTCCGTTGCTTGCTGAATGCCGGCATCGTTCAAATGCACCCCCGGAATCCAACCCGCGAGGCGACCTTCCTTAACCCAATCGTTTTGTCCGTGTCGTATCAGAATGATAGTTGCCATGATGATGGGATGATAGCACAAAACAACCGTCAACAGCCAACCACACCGCCAACTGCCGACCATCCTCTCTCAACTGCTCATTCTCCCTCTTCCGTGGGCGCAAACTTGCCCACATGGAAATAGGCTTCCATCACATCCCGCACAATAGGCGCGGACCAGGCAGAGCCTTCGCCGCCGTTGAAGATGAACGCCGCGACCACGATTTCCGGATTATCAAAAGGGGCGTACCCCACGTACCAGGAATGGGTGGGCAAAATCTGGCCTTCTTTGCACCAGCGGCGCTCAATGGCGATGTTATCACAGTATTCGGCGGTTCCGGTTTTGCCGGCACTCACAATCCCATACTGATCCAACCATTCCACCGATCCCGCCGTACCAAACGTCTTAATGCTCCCATCCGCCTGTTCCTCACGGTGATTGACCAGCCGCATCCCTTCCGCAATGACATCCAGATAATTTCGATCCACATCGACGGCATTCAACACCACAGGCTCAAAATCCTGTACGATATTCCCCTGACCATCCGTTACATGGTGGATAATCGTTGGCTGGTACAAGAAACCCTTATTCGCCACAATCGCCGCCATTTGCGCCACTTGCAGCGGCGTGGACGTCACAAATCCCTGCCCAATAGCCATATTGTAATCATCGCCCGTGGACCACGGCTCACCCTGCGTCTGGCGCTTCCACGCTTGCGTGGGAATATTTCCCGGCGACTCCAGCGGCAATTCCAGCCCCTGTGTGCGTCCAAACCCCCACTGCACGGCCATATCATGCAACCGATCCACCCCTACTGCGTCCACGACTTCGCCATCCTGGTTAAAACCGCCGGCCACCTTGTAGAAATACACGTCGCAGGAATTCGCAATCGCCAGCACCATGTTCATGGCCCCGTGCCCTTCAAGATTCCAGCACACAAAGCGCTGCGCCCGACCGGGGTCCAGCGGCGCAAAACGGTTCGGGACGGTGATGCTGCCCGGATCGAAGAGTGCGCGCGAAGGGGATATGACACCGTACTGCATCGCCGCCGCCGCCGTTACCAGCTTGAAAGTGGAACCCGGCGGATATTGCCCGCTGATGGCATGGTTGACCAACGGCGTGTAATCGTTACGCGCCAGGCTGAGGTAGTAATCAACGGGGACTTCCGTGGAAAAACGGTTGTTGTCGAAAGTGGGGATGTTTGCCAGGGCCAGGATTTCGCCTGTGTTGGGGTTCAACACAACGACGGCGCCTTGCTCTACTTCCACGCTGTGCTTTTCCCCTGTGATGGGGTCCGTGTCTGGTGTTTCGCGCCGGCGCTGCATCCACTCCTCCAGAATCTGGTAGACTTGCTTTTGCAGTTCCACATCCAGGGTCAAATAGAGGTTGTAGCCTGCTTGTGGGGGCACTTCCAGACCAATCTGGCGCAGTTCGCGTCCACGCCAGTCCACTTCAATCTGTCTTTCGCCTTTGGTCCCGGCCAGCATATCTTCCATGGCATATTCCAATCCGGCCCAACCCACACGGTCGTCTCGCTCATACCGATCCAGGTAGGATTCGTCGGGAATAGGCCCCATGTAGCCGATAATGTGGGCGGTGTAGTCGCCGGATGGATAGCGGCGGATGGGTTCTTCAATAACCCGCACCCCAGGGAGAAATGGACTTTCCAGTTCCACTTCGTAAGCCATTGTGATCGGGATGCTGCGGGTAATGACAAAAGGCACATTGGGGGCGAAGCTGTACGTTTCTACCAGCCCCGCAATGCTGTCCGGCAGTTGTGGAACGATGCCCGCCAGGTCGAGGGTTTCATTGACGGGGGCGTTAAATAACTGTGACAGGCGGCTGTATGTACCTACGATAGTAGGGTCGGCTCCCTGAACAAGCGCTTCTTGCTGCACGGTGTTGGTGATGGGGACGCCCGTGAGGAGCGAGAGGCGGGCAAAAATCGCTTCCCGTTCGGCCTCGTCCGTAGGCAGAAACGCTTCGGTTATGGTGACGTTGAAGCTGGGAATATTTTCCGCCAGTGGCTCACCGTTGCGGTCAAAGATGACGCCGCGCGGGGGGTTGGTGGTGAGGACGGCAAACCGGTTTTCTTGCGCCTGGGCTTGCAGGTCTTGCCCCTGGGTTTGTTGTAGCCAGATGACGCGGTAGAGCAACCCACCCAGGATGATGACCATGAAGATGCGCAGGAAGAAGAGTCGGCCACGCAATCCGCGGTCGTCGGGGAGGTCTTCTCGGTCTTCGGGGCGTTCCCAGCCAATTCGGGACATGGTTCTTTCTCACTGAACGTAATGGCTAACCCTTTCGTGGGCCAGGCGTGTTGAAGTCTATGTTGCCCGCGACAGGTTCAGGCAGCGGGCTAAGGAACGGAATTAAATAAGACAACGAAGTTGTTTCCTTGCCGTTCCTTCAAACTGACGATGCAATTCCGTACTTTATTTCATCGTCAGTCCTAAGCGGTGACCAATGAGCTAAATCTGCACGCGCCGGGGACGGGAAAGTTGGTCCAGTCCGTAGCTGATCCAGAAAATGGGCAAAATGAGGAGGCTGTGGAGCAGGATGAGGGGGGCGAGGGTGGAAGCGGCGGCCCAAGGCAGGGGGAAGCCAAGCAGGCGTAGGAGTAGAAAGTTCAAGAGAAGGTAGGCGAAAGTGCCGGCAGCACCTGTTACCAGGGGGACGAAAAAGCGATTCTCCGGCAGCGCCTTCTGGATGCCCACGACCACAAAGACGACGGCCATGAATGTCAGTGCCGTAGAACCCATGGGGGCCACGGAGAAGAGATCGAGGAAAATGCCGGCAACAAACGCCCACACGCACCCCATCTCCAACCCGCGTAGCAGCGTCCAACAGATGACGACCAATAGCAGCACCTGCGGCGTAAATCCCAAGAGCGGCACGCGCGGCAGCACCGACGCTTGCATCAGCAGCAAGACGGCCATCAAAGGAAGGGAAACGTAGTTACTCCAGCGCATGGCGAGGGGCAAAGGGTGAGGGGCAAGTTCACTCGCGTACTTGCGGACTTGCAAACCCGCAAACCCGCCTCTTTTACGAGTCGGGAAGTTGATCGAAAAGTGTCGTGTCTGTCGGTTGAAAATCGGTGATCACGAACACCTCCTCCAGAGAGTCAAAGTTTACCGTGGGTTGCACGATGGCGCGCTGGTGCAGTTCCGCTTCGCCGCGTTGCACTTCAATGACGCGCCCGATAACGAGATCGGGGGGGAAGCGCCCGCCTAACCCAGACGTGACCACGATTTCATCCAACATCACCGGTGCTTCCAGATCGATCCAGTTCAACGCCATGGAACCGCCCAGCCCGCCGCCGCGCAGCAGACCCGTGGCGCGCGAATCCACCAGGCGGGCGGGAATACTGCTGATGTTGTCGCTGACCAGCAGCACCTGTGCTGCGTGTGGCGAAGTGCGAAACACCTGGCCTACCAGCCCGCGTGCGGCCTCCACCGGCATGCCCACAACCACGCCATCGGCGGAACCTTTGTCGATAATGATGCTCTGGAAGTAGGGGCTGGTGTTGTAGGCAATGACGGAAGCCAGCACGCGCTGAAATTCAGGCGTTTCACTGGCGCGGGCGAAAAGGTCTTCAAGCTGCCGATATGTGCCCAGGTCCTCGCGCAATTGGGCGTTTTCCCGTAGGAGGGTGTCAATTTGCGCTTGCAGCGTGTTTATTTCCTGCGCCGCAGCCTGGAGGTCGCGCGGACCGGAAAGGGCTTCCGCAACGGTATCCGTGCCCCCCGACGTCCATTGCATGAGGACGGAAATGGGGTCGCGTACAAAGGAAAACAGCCCCTCCAGATTGCCTGTGCTGTCCAACACCATGAAGACGATTGCCAGCCCAATCAGGACGGCAATAACGCCCCCCCGAATGCGTTGTTGCGCTTCATTCAGATTCATGGTTTGTAACTGCTAACCCTCTCGTGGCTCGAGCTTGTCAAAGCCCTTCGTC
This genomic window contains:
- the trxB gene encoding thioredoxin-disulfide reductase; this encodes MNKERVIVIGSGPAGLTAALYTARANLNPLVIVGSQLGGQISLTYEVENYPGFPEGTTGPELVEMMQKQAERFGTRYEYDEVVAVDFNNGSPFYIKTHNKEFMAEAVIVTAGASPRRLGIPGEEAYIGRGVSYCATCDGFFFRGKDVVVVGGGDSALEEGLFLTKFANNVRIVHRRDELRAGPMLQKRAQANDKLSFVWDTVVDEIAGNGVVQQLKTTNVKTGEKGQLDTDGVFIFIGHYPNSKFLEGQLAMDEHGYVITDELMRTSVPGVFAAGEIQDAVYRQIATSVGQGCAAAMQTEKWLSERE
- a CDS encoding GAF domain-containing sensor histidine kinase, coding for MTFPPPTTTAASNGLAVVEATQLKRLIEIAIQLSSTLELKQLLHLVIHSVVELTETEVASILLMDKQTGELHFVAATNETRVHNVVVPLNSIAGWIVLNGKPLILEDVQSDPRFYAGVDDVIGFRTRSLLGVPLMNKGEVIGVLEAINKHHDKPFSEQDAALLMALASQAAVAIENARLFQQSDLIAEILHEFKTPLMTIIAASEMLQQGRLPEETNRQLIGMVYQESGRLSQMTRDFLDWAHLESGRMHLAQENVEIPPLIGDVIQATQAGAAGMNVTITSALPPDTPPLIGDRERLRQVLLNLVTNAIKYNRRGGQVRITVSQQEQELLLSISDSGHGIPAAHLPHLFERFYRVPGNEGIEGSGLGLSISQKIVQEHGGQIEVRSREGEGSTFTCRLPLPA
- a CDS encoding NAD-dependent deacylase, producing MNSNEQKIKQTASLLRKATHAVALTGAGISTPSGIPDFRSPSSGLWSHADPFQVATIYAFKQRPQDFYDWIRPLTQLMLDATPNPAHIALAQLEAHGPLKSVITQNIDLLHTRAGSQTVYELHGHIREMTCIRCYHVFDAAPYLQDVLTQERVPHCPACGGVLKPNVILFGEQLPVRVFNEARKESRTCDLMLIIGTSLEVEPAANLPLLARETGAHLVIINESATYMDSHADVVIRADVADILPQITAAFLSHATEP
- a CDS encoding SCO1664 family protein encodes the protein MSDDTLTPILELLRQGELSSEGLLPWSSNYTFLMRVCGADEEIQAVYKPRRGERPLWDFPSGTLCSRECAAFILSQAAGWHLVPPTVLRRGPQGVGSLQWFVPHNPEEHYFTFEGQFPDQVQRMVLFDVLVNNADRKSGHVLLGESNRLWGIDHGICFHTDYKLRTVIWEYAGIPIPPDQLAELAELQQTLALSQPLRHELAQHLRPEEITAIENRLAQLLQAGKFPEPGPGRHYPWPLV
- a CDS encoding response regulator, with the protein product MPAKILIIDDHEPTRSLIESILSRQGYYTVTAPSGAEGLEAAAAEDPDLVLLDLTMPGMNGYEVCRHLRAQQHNRHTPIIMFTAKSLATDKLDGFNAGADDYLTKPTSPGELLRRVATLLRRATGGPPAHSGEAAQASIINQDIEPLDAAPISEPIDGYTDNPEQPASASEPGCLLTIIGARGGCGTTTLAINLAATLAAQGRPTTLVDLDMNQGHVSVYLKQKLTTGLNSLAALEGADLTRQVGQELLPLGDNLRILLCQPNLDGRLPLLYPRQVKHLLQTLRLMGQCVVVDAGRGLNQLAQAALSLANEVLLCSRPERVSLTAAKQLLPLITSAPYPGRLNVILMDFRERSTLPQSAIEHFLAHEVRQVVRVNDYKLAHAVNSGLPLVHAYPDAETMASFRQLCRHLALT
- a CDS encoding DUF3090 domain-containing protein, with translation MAQHLELNPVSHLTIGTIGVPGQRVFYLQGSQGTNVISLVIEKQQAAVVAGGFEELLEDLQRRFPRAQRDATESVWMDLRLREPVEPLFRVGNIGLGYNEDLNRIVLVAYALVDEEEEEPDVVSFWATRAQIKALVPHTREVVKAGRPICGNCGQPIDPSGHFCPRRNGYHK
- a CDS encoding MSMEG_4193 family putative phosphomutase; the protein is MATIILIRHGQNDWVKEGRLAGWIPGVHLNDAGIQQATDTAARLGQLPIRAVYSSPIDRCMETATIIAATWQLDVIPLEAIGEVRYGEWEGEKIKELAKTKTWHTVQYFPSRMRFPGGESFCEVQQRAVNALETLSLRHEEDMIVVVSHADVIKLLLAHYLGIHIDLFQRIAVAPASVSVLHLLENGAVRVERVNDDGPLRPPPAKPAAETGETEPSATANEHEDPLQSVGEKV
- the mrdA gene encoding penicillin-binding protein 2, translated to MSRIGWERPEDREDLPDDRGLRGRLFFLRIFMVIILGGLLYRVIWLQQTQGQDLQAQAQENRFAVLTTNPPRGVIFDRNGEPLAENIPSFNVTITEAFLPTDEAEREAIFARLSLLTGVPITNTVQQEALVQGADPTIVGTYSRLSQLFNAPVNETLDLAGIVPQLPDSIAGLVETYSFAPNVPFVITRSIPITMAYEVELESPFLPGVRVIEEPIRRYPSGDYTAHIIGYMGPIPDESYLDRYERDDRVGWAGLEYAMEDMLAGTKGERQIEVDWRGRELRQIGLEVPPQAGYNLYLTLDVELQKQVYQILEEWMQRRRETPDTDPITGEKHSVEVEQGAVVVLNPNTGEILALANIPTFDNNRFSTEVPVDYYLSLARNDYTPLVNHAISGQYPPGSTFKLVTAAAAMQYGVISPSRALFDPGSITVPNRFAPLDPGRAQRFVCWNLEGHGAMNMVLAIANSCDVYFYKVAGGFNQDGEVVDAVGVDRLHDMAVQWGFGRTQGLELPLESPGNIPTQAWKRQTQGEPWSTGDDYNMAIGQGFVTSTPLQVAQMAAIVANKGFLYQPTIIHHVTDGQGNIVQDFEPVVLNAVDVDRNYLDVIAEGMRLVNHREEQADGSIKTFGTAGSVEWLDQYGIVSAGKTGTAEYCDNIAIERRWCKEGQILPTHSWYVGYAPFDNPEIVVAAFIFNGGEGSAWSAPIVRDVMEAYFHVGKFAPTEEGE
- the mreD gene encoding rod shape-determining protein MreD: MQVRKYASELAPHPLPLAMRWSNYVSLPLMAVLLLMQASVLPRVPLLGFTPQVLLLVVICWTLLRGLEMGCVWAFVAGIFLDLFSVAPMGSTALTFMAVVFVVVGIQKALPENRFFVPLVTGAAGTFAYLLLNFLLLRLLGFPLPWAAASTLAPLILLHSLLILPIFWISYGLDQLSRPRRVQI
- the mreC gene encoding rod shape-determining protein MreC, whose protein sequence is MNLNEAQQRIRGGVIAVLIGLAIVFMVLDSTGNLEGLFSFVRDPISVLMQWTSGGTDTVAEALSGPRDLQAAAQEINTLQAQIDTLLRENAQLREDLGTYRQLEDLFARASETPEFQRVLASVIAYNTSPYFQSIIIDKGSADGVVVGMPVEAARGLVGQVFRTSPHAAQVLLVSDNISSIPARLVDSRATGLLRGGGLGGSMALNWIDLEAPVMLDEIVVTSGLGGRFPPDLVIGRVIEVQRGEAELHQRAIVQPTVNFDSLEEVFVITDFQPTDTTLFDQLPDS